Proteins encoded within one genomic window of Companilactobacillus sp.:
- a CDS encoding alcohol dehydrogenase catalytic domain-containing protein, producing the protein MKTAIFEKAGSMVVKDTDKPTIQADDDVIIKVVRACVCGSDLWAYRGFNDKEANSMNNGHEAIGIVEETGSDITTVKKGDFVIAPFTHGCGHCPACLAGFDGDCQSHTDNFSEGNQAEYIRFQHGQWALIKIPGQPSDYSEGMIKSLLTLADVMATGFHAAKVANVKAGDTVVVLGDGAVGQCGIIAAKLLGAKRIISTSRHEDRAALAKTFGATDNVADRGDDGVKKILALTNGFGADAVLECVGTDLSVQTALQVGRPGSIVGRVGLPQDAKQDVAASFGNNIILAGGPASVTTYDKELLLKAVLDGEINPGLVFTKTFSLDQINDAYQEMADRKVIKSMVKVSD; encoded by the coding sequence ATGAAAACTGCTATTTTTGAAAAAGCTGGTTCAATGGTCGTTAAAGATACTGACAAACCAACGATTCAAGCCGATGACGATGTGATCATCAAAGTTGTTCGTGCTTGTGTCTGTGGATCAGATCTCTGGGCATATCGTGGCTTTAACGATAAGGAAGCAAATTCTATGAACAATGGTCATGAAGCCATTGGTATCGTTGAGGAAACTGGCTCAGACATCACGACTGTTAAAAAAGGCGATTTCGTTATCGCTCCATTTACTCACGGTTGTGGCCACTGTCCAGCATGTTTAGCTGGTTTTGACGGCGATTGCCAATCGCATACTGATAACTTCAGTGAGGGAAACCAAGCTGAATATATCAGATTCCAACACGGCCAATGGGCTTTAATTAAAATTCCTGGCCAACCTAGCGATTATAGCGAAGGCATGATCAAGTCGCTTTTGACATTGGCTGACGTCATGGCAACAGGTTTCCATGCTGCAAAAGTAGCTAATGTAAAAGCTGGCGATACAGTCGTTGTTCTGGGCGATGGCGCTGTTGGTCAATGCGGTATCATCGCTGCCAAATTATTGGGGGCTAAAAGAATCATCTCAACTAGTCGTCATGAAGACCGTGCAGCCTTAGCCAAGACGTTTGGTGCTACTGATAACGTTGCTGATCGTGGCGATGACGGAGTGAAAAAGATTTTAGCTCTGACAAATGGCTTTGGTGCTGACGCCGTTCTCGAATGTGTTGGTACTGACTTGTCAGTTCAAACTGCTCTTCAAGTTGGCCGTCCAGGCTCAATCGTTGGACGTGTTGGTTTGCCTCAAGATGCTAAACAAGATGTCGCTGCTTCATTTGGCAACAACATCATCTTAGCCGGTGGTCCTGCATCAGTAACTACCTACGATAAAGAATTACTACTAAAAGCAGTCCTAGATGGAGAAATCAATCCTGGACTAGTATTCACAAAGACATTCTCACTAGATCAAATTAACGATGCCTATCAAGAAATGGCAGACCGTAAAGTAATCAAATCAATGGTCAAAGTTAGTGACTAA
- a CDS encoding NAD(P)-binding oxidoreductase gives MKIFIAGGSGRVATDLIKDLVADGHEIIAGARHPENIIKDDNVTAVKLDLHASAEEIAKVIGRVSAVYFVAGSRGNDLLQTDAFGAVKVMQATKKNQIKRFIMLSSLFALQPDKWNQPGLADLTDYNIAKFFADNYLINDTDLDYTILQASLLTEEPGTGKISFGASKESTNPIADVAETLAGILNHANTIKKVLLMKSGNMPINTALGNVY, from the coding sequence ATGAAAATTTTTATCGCTGGTGGTAGTGGCCGTGTTGCTACTGATTTGATCAAGGATCTCGTAGCTGATGGGCACGAGATCATCGCAGGTGCTCGCCATCCTGAGAACATCATTAAAGATGACAACGTCACTGCTGTAAAGCTAGATTTGCACGCTAGTGCTGAAGAAATTGCCAAGGTTATTGGTCGTGTCAGTGCTGTATATTTTGTTGCTGGTTCACGTGGCAATGATTTATTGCAAACAGACGCTTTTGGTGCAGTCAAAGTTATGCAAGCTACTAAAAAAAATCAGATCAAGCGTTTCATCATGTTGAGTTCTTTGTTCGCCTTGCAGCCTGACAAATGGAATCAACCTGGTCTAGCTGATTTAACAGACTACAATATTGCAAAGTTTTTTGCCGATAATTATCTGATCAATGATACGGATTTGGACTACACGATTTTACAAGCTTCCTTACTCACAGAAGAACCTGGCACAGGTAAGATTTCCTTTGGTGCAAGCAAAGAATCAACCAACCCAATTGCTGACGTTGCCGAAACTTTGGCTGGTATTCTCAATCACGCCAATACGATCAAAAAAGTTTTGCTGATGAAATCTGGTAACATGCCGATCAATACTGCATTGGGTAATGTTTACTAA
- a CDS encoding DUF1905 domain-containing protein produces MYSFTAEIQSSEIGKGGAFIAFPYDIREEFGKGRVKVHATFDGIPYDGSIVNMGVKNADGSICYILGILKSIRKQLNKDIGDTVKVTVIERK; encoded by the coding sequence ATGTATTCATTCACGGCAGAAATTCAATCATCAGAAATAGGTAAAGGCGGAGCTTTCATAGCATTTCCATATGACATCCGTGAGGAATTTGGAAAGGGTCGCGTAAAAGTTCATGCCACATTTGACGGAATCCCCTATGACGGTTCAATCGTCAACATGGGTGTAAAGAATGCCGATGGCAGTATTTGCTATATTCTGGGAATTCTCAAATCGATCCGAAAACAATTAAATAAAGATATCGGTGATACAGTTAAAGTTACTGTAATTGAACGAAAATAA